Proteins found in one Fulvitalea axinellae genomic segment:
- a CDS encoding LamG-like jellyroll fold domain-containing protein: MRFLFTCLGLLFFVATATCQVLSGENATDRMMGPCYELDGEDDYIDLGLLDVSDDFSFSVWLKPAVLQETNRTIFSIGSNCVVNINRLNRELLVLNPQRRGVKLDSVAVAERSWQHFVFSYQKGKSLTVFQNGQQKDSTSWDFGGGKRSIRIKVGGFEWKSHFKGRMAKPKLYKKRLDAEEVKLLYGSTSMEEVATEGLSYFSGRTNKALRANILNADSLVTAPLPGAGGVGLSFPASLAGGTPSTGKVLSGNSGTVAAWVAPVNVQAIDAIVNVGNAFVLRLNSSGRLMFTTPNTHDHHSTRIRIPTDRPSHIAVTFLEKDSVRFYFNGENAGAVPMVNLWREPEMSLELGSDFWNFDFEGLMWDVGYWTRELSPSEIRLLRDREGTFAGLGIPEGDDSWPVGWLIALATVIGVLLLFVGYKYFRSRTAKPRAERVTVAVPQTVATEEKEEQGIREIRLFGEFYVPDAQGENLAKGLPPKLREIFVYLFLKCLHGEPATTQELNDAFWPGYSSGKSKNNRGVSIRRIREALEQGGDVNLVFEDGRRVWEVKVSEALACDYSRLVALTDSGMAEAAHEACAILAKGRFIPFVNNEALDTFRSRTDDLLRRCFDLWGHPGSGLSGNTREKLLRVLLKHDPYFEECAEALAVALDARGQSTEARKVRRQSELRAAD; encoded by the coding sequence ATGAGGTTTCTTTTTACTTGTTTGGGTCTTCTTTTTTTTGTGGCCACGGCTACGTGCCAAGTCCTCAGCGGCGAGAACGCCACTGACCGGATGATGGGGCCTTGCTATGAGCTGGATGGCGAGGACGATTATATTGATTTGGGACTATTGGACGTAAGCGACGATTTCAGTTTCTCCGTTTGGCTGAAGCCCGCCGTATTACAAGAGACGAACAGGACTATCTTTTCTATCGGATCCAATTGCGTAGTGAATATCAATAGGCTTAACCGCGAACTTTTGGTCTTGAATCCGCAAAGGCGGGGAGTAAAGTTGGATAGCGTGGCTGTGGCGGAACGGTCTTGGCAACATTTCGTGTTTTCTTACCAGAAAGGCAAGAGCCTGACGGTGTTCCAAAACGGTCAGCAAAAGGATAGCACTTCTTGGGACTTTGGTGGCGGCAAGCGCAGTATCCGCATAAAGGTAGGGGGATTTGAGTGGAAGAGCCATTTCAAAGGGCGTATGGCCAAGCCCAAGTTATATAAAAAAAGGCTGGATGCGGAGGAAGTCAAGCTACTGTATGGCTCCACTTCAATGGAAGAAGTGGCAACCGAGGGACTGTCTTATTTCTCGGGCCGAACGAACAAGGCTTTGCGAGCGAACATTCTGAATGCGGATAGCCTGGTAACAGCTCCCTTGCCGGGCGCGGGCGGCGTGGGGTTGTCATTTCCGGCTTCTTTGGCGGGCGGTACTCCATCTACAGGCAAGGTGCTCTCCGGAAATTCGGGGACAGTGGCCGCTTGGGTAGCGCCGGTCAATGTACAGGCTATAGACGCGATAGTAAATGTGGGCAACGCGTTTGTTCTTCGTTTGAATTCGAGTGGCAGACTGATGTTTACCACACCGAATACCCATGACCATCATTCCACCCGTATCCGGATTCCCACTGACCGTCCCAGCCATATAGCCGTGACATTTTTGGAAAAAGATTCGGTTCGTTTTTATTTCAACGGGGAGAACGCCGGCGCCGTTCCTATGGTAAACCTTTGGCGCGAGCCGGAGATGAGCTTGGAGCTGGGTTCCGATTTCTGGAATTTCGACTTTGAGGGCCTGATGTGGGATGTGGGCTACTGGACCCGTGAACTTAGCCCTTCCGAAATTCGCTTGTTGCGTGACCGTGAGGGGACGTTCGCCGGATTGGGAATCCCCGAGGGCGATGATTCTTGGCCGGTAGGTTGGCTTATCGCTCTTGCGACGGTCATCGGGGTGTTATTGTTGTTCGTTGGGTACAAGTACTTTCGTTCGCGTACTGCGAAGCCCCGGGCGGAAAGGGTAACGGTAGCGGTGCCCCAAACGGTGGCGACGGAAGAAAAGGAGGAACAAGGAATAAGGGAGATACGGTTGTTCGGCGAATTTTACGTCCCTGACGCTCAAGGCGAGAATTTGGCCAAGGGTCTGCCCCCTAAGCTTAGGGAAATATTCGTGTACTTGTTTTTGAAATGCCTGCACGGCGAGCCCGCGACTACTCAGGAACTTAATGACGCTTTTTGGCCGGGGTATTCTTCCGGCAAGTCAAAGAACAATAGAGGGGTGTCTATCCGCCGGATACGCGAAGCCCTTGAACAGGGAGGCGACGTAAATTTGGTTTTTGAGGACGGCCGGCGCGTATGGGAGGTAAAGGTGAGCGAAGCCTTGGCCTGCGATTACTCTAGGCTGGTGGCCTTGACGGATTCGGGCATGGCGGAAGCGGCCCATGAGGCTTGCGCGATATTGGCCAAAGGGCGCTTTATACCTTTCGTAAACAACGAGGCGCTGGATACTTTCCGTTCCCGCACCGACGACCTGTTACGCCGCTGTTTCGACCTATGGGGGCATCCAGGTTCAGGTTTGTCCGGTAATACCCGCGAAAAGCTCCTTAGGGTATTGCTTAAACATGACCCGTATTTTGAGGAATGCGCCGAAGCCCTGGCCGTGGCCCTCGACGCCCGGGGACAG
- a CDS encoding AAA family ATPase — MQAIIFTGIQASGKSTFYKDNFFNSHIRISMDLLNTRNKENRFLETCVQTSSKFVIDNTNPTAEERKKYINLAKENKYEVIGYYFSTSIQDAFRRNDLRSGKERIPEVGIRDCRNKLEIPEYKEGFDKLYFVRITENGFLVDDWKDEI; from the coding sequence ATGCAAGCGATTATATTTACAGGTATCCAAGCCTCAGGAAAGTCAACTTTCTACAAAGACAACTTTTTCAATAGCCATATCCGTATCAGTATGGATTTGCTTAACACCAGAAACAAGGAGAACCGATTTCTGGAGACCTGCGTCCAAACATCCTCAAAGTTTGTTATCGACAATACGAATCCGACCGCTGAAGAACGGAAGAAATACATCAACTTGGCCAAAGAGAACAAGTACGAGGTAATCGGGTACTATTTCAGCACATCAATACAGGACGCTTTCAGGCGGAATGATTTGCGGTCGGGAAAAGAGCGAATACCGGAAGTTGGGATTAGGGATTGCCGAAACAAACTGGAAATACCCGAATACAAAGAGGGCTTTGACAAACTGTATTTTGTAAGGATTACCGAAAACGGATTTTTAGTAGACGATTGGAAAGATGAGATTTGA
- a CDS encoding helix-turn-helix domain-containing protein, whose amino-acid sequence MKTIRYSHLNTHERLYISAMLDEGASVRRIAEDLDRSPSTISREIRRNSASGKYNPGTAQSLYTARKRWYGSFRNPQSRRKIPAKPRWRPARIPRTHICWHSDTLHYHRSESFWKRAGFPSRAKERAKPIFRMDDKPQHYRDMTPLAKLLLAHIRLQKAESERKTFYTPLQAHKTLSPPLSERPAEMALAG is encoded by the coding sequence ATGAAAACCATCCGCTACTCGCACCTCAACACCCACGAGCGCCTGTATATAAGCGCCATGCTCGACGAGGGCGCCTCCGTCAGGCGCATAGCGGAAGACCTTGACCGCTCGCCCTCCACCATAAGCCGGGAGATACGCCGCAACAGCGCATCCGGCAAGTATAACCCCGGCACCGCCCAAAGCCTCTATACCGCGCGCAAACGCTGGTACGGATCATTCCGCAACCCGCAAAGCCGGCGCAAAATTCCCGCAAAACCCCGCTGGCGCCCCGCACGCATACCCCGAACCCATATCTGCTGGCACTCCGACACCCTCCACTACCACCGTTCCGAATCGTTCTGGAAGCGGGCGGGATTCCCTAGCAGGGCAAAGGAAAGGGCAAAACCCATCTTCCGCATGGATGATAAGCCCCAACACTACCGCGATATGACACCACTGGCCAAACTACTCCTTGCCCATATCCGCCTACAAAAAGCCGAAAGCGAACGAAAAACATTCTACACGCCCCTCCAAGCGCATAAAACGCTAAGCCCTCCCCTTTCGGAAAGGCCTGCGGAAATGGCATTGGCGGGATAA
- the metH gene encoding methionine synthase has protein sequence MKKSLQEILKERILILDGAMGTMIQRHTLEEEDFRGERLKDHPTPLKGNNDLLSLSRPDIIREIHAEYYAAGADIVETNTFSGTTIAQADYQLEHLAYDINFESAKLAREVADEFTAKEPHKPRFVAGSIGPTNRTASISPDVNDPGYRAVTFDQLVEAYHEQCRGLVDGGADILLVETVFDTLNAKAALFAIQNLFDERNIALPVMVSGTITDASGRTLSGQTTEAFWNSISHAPVTSVGLNCALGADLMRQYARELSDVATCFISVHPNAGLPNEFGQYDETPEYMAGVLESFAEEGLLNIVGGCCGTSPAHIRAIADAVAKHKPRPLREPDGDMHLSGLEPVTLKDDSVFMNIGERTNVAGSLKFARLIREEKYDEALEIALHQVEGGAQVIDVNMDDGMLESEACMVKFLNLMASEPDIARLPFMVDSSKWSVIEAGLKCLQGKGIVNSISLKEGEETFKEHARKIRRYGAATVVMAFDEKGQADNFERRVEICERSYRILVDEVGFPPEDIIFDPNILSVATGIEEHNNYAVDFIRATEWIKKNLPGAKVSGGVSNISFSFRGNNIVREAMHSAFLYHAVKAGMDMGIVNAGMIEVYEEIPKDLLKAVEDVLLNTDPDATERLVDMADQFKGKKKTQVRDDSWRQLPVEERLSHALVKGITEFIDEDTEEARLKLPRPLHVIEGPLMDGMNVVGDLFGAGKMFLPQVVKSARVMKRAVAHLIPFIEEEKRKNPELAGKSSNGKILMATVKGDVHDIGKNIVSVVLACNNFEIIDLGVMVPLETILDTAVKEEVDIIGLSGLITPSLDEMVYVAREMQRRGMTTPLMIGGATTSRIHTAVKIDPEYDNCVVHVLDASKSVPVANKLLSEDQATVEEFVAEKKAEYAKLREDHAKKRKGKVLLPYSEVVKKKAPVDWDKTVITKPTFLGNKTFKDYPLEEILEYIDWTPFFISWEMTGKYPKIFNDPVVGGEARRLFDDAQQLVKQIIEEKALSANATLGFFPANAIGDDIQLFEFSADGQEDRTETGLKLHHLRQQGKKAPSLPNYCLSDFVAPVDSGKEDYIGAFVVTVHGAEELAKRFEEQNDDYNSIMAKALADRFAEGFAELLHAKVRRELWGYAKEESLDNEQLIREKYQGIRPAPGYPACPDHLEKITLFNLLDAEKEIDIKLTENLAMYPAASVSGWYFAHPDSRYFGLGNIGRDQVESYSDRTGETMETLEKWLSPVLAYDPEKEEA, from the coding sequence ATGAAAAAATCCTTGCAAGAAATCCTCAAAGAAAGAATCCTGATTCTCGACGGCGCCATGGGTACCATGATCCAGCGCCATACGCTCGAAGAAGAGGACTTCAGGGGCGAGAGGCTCAAAGACCACCCTACCCCGCTTAAGGGCAACAACGACCTGCTTTCGCTCAGCAGGCCCGATATCATCCGCGAGATACACGCCGAGTATTACGCCGCCGGAGCCGATATCGTGGAAACCAACACGTTTAGCGGAACCACCATAGCTCAGGCCGACTACCAGCTGGAGCATTTGGCTTACGACATCAACTTCGAGTCGGCGAAGCTGGCCCGCGAGGTGGCCGACGAGTTTACGGCCAAAGAGCCACACAAACCGCGCTTCGTGGCGGGCTCCATCGGCCCGACCAACCGCACGGCCTCCATCTCTCCGGACGTGAACGATCCGGGCTACAGGGCCGTCACCTTCGACCAACTTGTGGAGGCTTACCACGAGCAGTGTCGCGGTTTGGTGGACGGCGGAGCCGACATCTTGTTGGTGGAGACCGTCTTCGACACGCTCAACGCCAAGGCGGCCCTGTTCGCCATCCAAAACCTTTTCGACGAGCGCAACATCGCGCTCCCGGTCATGGTGTCCGGCACTATCACCGACGCCAGTGGCCGTACGCTTTCGGGTCAGACCACCGAGGCGTTCTGGAACTCTATCAGCCACGCTCCCGTCACGTCCGTGGGCCTCAACTGCGCGCTGGGCGCCGACCTGATGCGCCAATACGCCCGCGAACTCTCCGATGTAGCCACCTGTTTTATCAGTGTGCACCCCAACGCCGGCTTGCCGAACGAATTCGGCCAGTACGACGAGACTCCGGAATATATGGCCGGGGTATTGGAAAGCTTCGCCGAAGAAGGGTTGCTTAATATCGTGGGGGGATGTTGTGGTACTTCGCCTGCCCATATCCGCGCCATCGCCGACGCCGTGGCCAAACATAAGCCACGCCCACTCCGGGAGCCAGACGGCGATATGCATTTGAGTGGCCTGGAACCCGTTACGCTCAAAGACGATTCGGTATTTATGAATATCGGTGAGCGTACCAACGTGGCCGGCTCGCTGAAGTTCGCCAGACTGATCCGCGAAGAGAAATACGACGAGGCCCTGGAAATAGCCCTGCACCAAGTGGAGGGAGGCGCCCAAGTAATCGACGTCAATATGGACGACGGTATGCTGGAATCCGAAGCTTGCATGGTCAAGTTCCTGAACCTTATGGCTTCCGAGCCAGATATCGCACGCCTGCCTTTCATGGTCGACTCGTCCAAGTGGTCGGTGATCGAAGCCGGACTGAAATGTCTGCAAGGCAAGGGGATCGTAAACTCGATCTCGCTGAAAGAAGGCGAAGAGACATTTAAAGAACACGCCCGCAAGATCCGCCGTTACGGCGCCGCTACTGTAGTCATGGCCTTTGACGAAAAAGGACAGGCCGACAACTTCGAGCGCCGTGTCGAGATCTGCGAACGCTCATACAGAATCCTCGTGGACGAGGTGGGCTTTCCGCCCGAAGACATCATCTTCGACCCGAACATCCTGTCGGTGGCTACGGGAATCGAAGAGCATAACAACTACGCCGTGGACTTTATCCGCGCCACGGAGTGGATCAAAAAGAACCTCCCCGGCGCCAAAGTCAGTGGCGGGGTAAGTAATATTTCCTTCTCGTTCCGCGGCAACAATATCGTCCGCGAGGCTATGCACTCGGCTTTCCTCTATCATGCCGTAAAGGCCGGTATGGATATGGGTATCGTCAACGCCGGAATGATCGAGGTGTACGAAGAAATCCCGAAAGACCTGCTCAAGGCTGTGGAGGATGTCCTCCTTAATACCGACCCCGACGCCACCGAGCGCTTGGTCGATATGGCCGACCAGTTCAAGGGCAAGAAGAAAACCCAAGTCCGCGACGACTCTTGGCGACAACTCCCCGTGGAGGAACGCCTAAGCCACGCTTTGGTAAAAGGTATCACCGAGTTTATCGACGAAGATACCGAAGAAGCCCGACTCAAATTGCCTCGTCCGCTCCACGTAATCGAGGGGCCACTTATGGACGGAATGAACGTGGTGGGCGACTTGTTCGGCGCCGGCAAAATGTTCCTTCCGCAGGTAGTGAAAAGCGCCCGCGTAATGAAGCGTGCCGTAGCGCACCTGATTCCTTTTATTGAGGAAGAAAAAAGGAAAAATCCGGAACTGGCGGGCAAAAGCTCGAACGGAAAAATCTTGATGGCCACCGTAAAAGGCGACGTTCACGATATCGGCAAGAACATCGTAAGCGTGGTATTGGCCTGTAACAACTTCGAGATTATCGACCTTGGCGTAATGGTACCGCTGGAAACAATCCTCGATACCGCCGTTAAGGAAGAAGTCGACATCATCGGACTGAGCGGGCTGATTACGCCGTCGCTTGACGAGATGGTGTACGTAGCCCGCGAGATGCAACGCCGGGGAATGACCACACCGCTGATGATCGGTGGCGCCACTACCTCTCGTATCCACACGGCCGTGAAGATCGACCCGGAATACGACAATTGCGTAGTCCACGTACTCGACGCTTCCAAGTCGGTTCCCGTAGCCAACAAGTTACTTTCGGAAGACCAAGCTACCGTAGAGGAATTCGTAGCGGAGAAAAAGGCCGAATACGCCAAGCTAAGGGAAGACCACGCCAAGAAGCGCAAAGGCAAAGTGCTGTTGCCTTATTCTGAAGTGGTGAAGAAAAAAGCTCCGGTCGACTGGGACAAGACGGTAATCACCAAGCCTACTTTCCTCGGAAACAAAACCTTCAAGGACTATCCTCTGGAAGAGATCTTGGAGTATATCGACTGGACTCCGTTCTTTATCTCTTGGGAGATGACCGGCAAGTACCCGAAAATCTTCAACGACCCCGTAGTGGGTGGCGAAGCCCGCAGACTCTTCGACGACGCCCAGCAACTCGTCAAACAAATTATCGAAGAGAAAGCGCTTAGCGCCAACGCCACTTTGGGCTTCTTCCCGGCCAACGCCATCGGCGACGATATCCAGCTGTTCGAATTCAGTGCCGACGGACAGGAAGATCGCACCGAAACCGGCCTCAAGCTCCACCATTTGCGCCAGCAAGGCAAAAAGGCTCCGAGCTTGCCGAACTATTGCTTGAGCGATTTTGTCGCACCTGTAGATTCGGGCAAAGAAGACTATATAGGCGCCTTTGTGGTAACGGTACACGGAGCCGAAGAACTGGCCAAACGCTTCGAGGAGCAAAACGACGATTACAACTCCATCATGGCCAAAGCCCTGGCCGACCGCTTTGCGGAAGGCTTCGCCGAACTTCTCCACGCCAAGGTACGCCGTGAGCTGTGGGGCTATGCCAAAGAGGAAAGCCTGGACAATGAGCAACTGATCCGCGAGAAATACCAAGGCATCCGCCCGGCGCCAGGCTATCCCGCTTGCCCCGACCACTTGGAGAAAATCACGCTCTTCAACCTGCTCGACGCCGAGAAGGAGATCGACATCAAGCTGACGGAAAACTTGGCCATGTATCCGGCCGCGTCTGTCAGCGGTTGGTACTTCGCCCACCCCGACAGCCGTTACTTCGGCTTGGGCAATATCGGCAGGGACCAAGTGGAGTCTTACTCCGACAGAACAGGCGAAACGATGGAGACCTTGGAGAAATGGCTCTCGCCGGTTTTGGCCTATGATCCGGAAAAAGAAGAAGCCTAA
- a CDS encoding tRNA(His) guanylyltransferase Thg1 family protein, with amino-acid sequence MRFDELDSKLRVYETAYDFSVPPNIYLVARIDGRSFTRLTKEKHPFDRPFDERFRDMMVETTKHLMQCGFKIVYGYTESDEISLLFDFHEDAFSRKPRKYNSILAGEASAKFSLLLGDIGAFDCRISQLPRPEDVINYFRWRHEDAHRNSLNAHCYWMLREQGKSSAEATKAISGKSVAFKNQLLFENGVNFNNIPAWQKRGVGLYWTNSEKTGWNPVKQEETVTTRKTIAVDLDLPMGAQYNRFVASLVNK; translated from the coding sequence ATGAGATTTGACGAACTAGACAGCAAACTAAGAGTATACGAGACCGCATACGATTTCTCTGTTCCGCCTAACATATATCTGGTGGCCCGAATAGATGGCCGGAGCTTCACGCGCTTGACTAAAGAGAAACATCCGTTCGACAGGCCTTTCGACGAACGCTTCCGCGACATGATGGTAGAGACCACAAAGCATCTGATGCAGTGTGGTTTCAAAATCGTATACGGGTATACGGAAAGCGATGAGATATCCCTCCTTTTCGATTTCCACGAAGACGCCTTTTCCCGAAAACCGCGTAAATACAATTCTATATTGGCCGGCGAAGCCAGCGCCAAGTTCTCACTACTGTTGGGGGATATAGGGGCTTTCGATTGCCGAATCTCCCAATTGCCGAGGCCCGAAGACGTAATAAATTATTTTAGGTGGAGACACGAGGACGCCCACAGGAACTCGCTTAACGCACACTGTTATTGGATGCTAAGAGAACAAGGAAAATCTTCCGCAGAAGCGACAAAAGCGATATCGGGCAAGTCCGTGGCGTTCAAAAACCAGCTCTTATTCGAGAACGGCGTTAACTTCAACAATATTCCCGCATGGCAAAAAAGAGGCGTAGGCCTTTACTGGACCAACAGCGAGAAAACAGGCTGGAACCCCGTCAAGCAAGAAGAGACCGTCACTACAAGAAAAACGATAGCCGTTGACCTTGACTTACCAATGGGCGCACAATACAACCGCTTCGTAGCTAGCCTAGTAAATAAGTGA
- a CDS encoding TonB-dependent receptor domain-containing protein — MRNIIRSNVRWALSGLCFVLALLPAYGQQQKSITLLDKESGDPIAGASFSLGSQTGLSNEHGAIQFEWTTGARESMALSHVTYGQWRIGSKALETARKGQRFYRQEKIIGLKPVSVISLREKDGDTHDIGNREKSAHDAGALLTHDPAVAVIRKGGGYGFDPVLRGFKYDQLNVVMDGCQSATAACPNRMDPPTSQMAPNMLGKIEVAKGPYSLRYGAGLGGTINFVSQPPSYHKQSGSFGRYSTLFESNGTVWRNEAMAGTRGDRFDARLFASYSQGRDYSAGNGEEIASGFERLSVGMTVNYLLAQNHDLGFNLTNNRANDTDFAGLPMDLISDDTWMFRVNHTATFHGGALKKWRNVVFGSFVDHAMDNSMKNLNPRMVDAETLAKTQNYGARTEGTWSFGQSKLFAGADYRYESADGNRERHMLKGPMAGKVLVDKAWQDSYIQKTGVFAEYHQELSGYQLVLSARVDVDKAGARDISEGFDSLNPETPDTQANPSFSVGAMRALATNWNLSLWLGHARRSGNLTERFINFFPVGNDPYEILGNPDLSPEANSQADLVLEWKSDKVQWRMVGFVAYTKDFITSIIDKELKPVMPKSPGVRRMVNLDKALRMGGEMEWRQMLARHWQHSLSVAYTYGEDLDRKDPLPEIAPLDVRYVVGGALFGGKLLPEFSLRHVLKQNRVSEEFGERKSEAFTLADINLTYRPLPWLDLDLGLKNLFDTTYFEHLSRANRNNDSGPIYSPGRSFVFALRARFGEE, encoded by the coding sequence ATGCGAAATATAATTAGGAGTAACGTCCGTTGGGCGTTGTCAGGGCTTTGCTTTGTCTTGGCCTTACTCCCAGCTTACGGGCAACAACAAAAATCAATCACCCTTCTGGACAAAGAAAGCGGAGATCCCATTGCGGGAGCGTCATTCAGTTTGGGAAGCCAAACAGGGCTTTCCAACGAACACGGGGCTATACAGTTCGAATGGACAACCGGAGCCAGGGAAAGCATGGCGCTCTCGCACGTGACTTACGGACAGTGGCGAATCGGGTCCAAAGCGCTGGAGACAGCCCGCAAGGGACAACGTTTTTACCGGCAGGAAAAAATCATCGGCCTAAAGCCTGTCAGTGTCATCTCCCTACGGGAAAAGGACGGTGACACACACGATATCGGCAACCGGGAGAAGAGCGCCCACGACGCCGGTGCCCTTCTGACGCACGACCCGGCTGTGGCCGTGATCCGCAAAGGCGGCGGTTATGGATTTGATCCCGTCTTGAGGGGCTTTAAGTATGATCAGCTCAACGTGGTGATGGATGGGTGTCAAAGTGCCACGGCGGCCTGCCCCAATCGGATGGACCCGCCCACAAGCCAGATGGCGCCCAATATGCTGGGTAAAATCGAAGTAGCCAAGGGACCGTATTCGCTACGTTATGGCGCTGGGCTGGGCGGTACGATTAACTTCGTGAGCCAGCCCCCCTCCTACCACAAGCAAAGCGGATCATTCGGCCGGTACAGCACGCTGTTCGAAAGTAACGGAACCGTATGGCGCAACGAGGCCATGGCCGGCACACGAGGCGACCGCTTTGACGCGCGCCTGTTCGCTTCCTATTCCCAGGGAAGGGATTACAGCGCCGGCAACGGTGAGGAAATCGCCAGTGGCTTCGAGCGCTTGAGCGTAGGCATGACCGTCAATTACCTCTTAGCCCAAAACCACGATTTGGGATTCAACCTGACAAATAACAGGGCCAACGACACCGATTTCGCCGGCCTGCCCATGGACCTGATCAGCGACGACACTTGGATGTTTCGCGTCAATCACACCGCCACTTTTCACGGAGGCGCACTGAAAAAATGGCGCAACGTCGTTTTCGGCTCTTTCGTGGACCATGCCATGGACAATTCTATGAAAAACCTTAATCCCAGAATGGTGGACGCCGAGACCTTGGCCAAAACCCAAAATTATGGCGCCCGCACCGAGGGCACTTGGTCTTTCGGTCAATCGAAACTCTTTGCCGGCGCAGATTACCGTTACGAAAGCGCCGACGGAAACCGTGAGCGCCATATGCTAAAGGGACCTATGGCCGGAAAAGTGCTGGTGGACAAGGCTTGGCAAGACAGCTATATCCAGAAAACCGGCGTTTTCGCCGAATACCACCAAGAACTGTCAGGTTACCAATTGGTGCTTTCGGCCCGGGTGGACGTGGACAAGGCCGGCGCCCGCGATATTTCCGAAGGGTTCGACTCCTTGAATCCGGAAACGCCGGACACACAGGCGAATCCTTCTTTCAGTGTAGGCGCCATGCGGGCTTTGGCAACCAACTGGAACCTTTCCTTGTGGTTGGGTCACGCCCGCCGTAGTGGCAATTTGACCGAGCGTTTTATCAACTTCTTTCCCGTAGGCAACGACCCTTATGAGATTTTGGGCAATCCCGATCTCTCGCCCGAAGCCAATAGCCAAGCCGATCTTGTGCTGGAATGGAAAAGTGACAAGGTGCAATGGCGCATGGTCGGATTCGTCGCTTATACCAAGGATTTCATCACTTCCATTATCGACAAAGAGCTCAAACCTGTTATGCCCAAAAGTCCAGGCGTAAGGCGAATGGTCAATCTGGACAAAGCCCTGCGCATGGGCGGCGAAATGGAATGGCGCCAAATGCTCGCCAGACATTGGCAACACAGCCTTAGCGTGGCTTACACCTACGGCGAAGACTTGGATCGCAAGGATCCTTTACCGGAAATTGCGCCTCTGGATGTCCGCTATGTTGTGGGCGGCGCATTATTTGGCGGTAAACTGTTACCCGAGTTTAGTCTAAGACATGTCTTGAAACAAAACCGAGTGTCGGAGGAATTCGGTGAGCGCAAAAGCGAGGCCTTTACCCTAGCCGATATCAATCTTACTTACCGGCCTTTGCCTTGGCTGGATTTGGACTTGGGCCTCAAAAACCTATTTGACACCACGTATTTCGAGCACTTGAGCCGGGCAAACAGAAACAATGACTCTGGACCAATCTACTCGCCAGGCCGGAGCTTTGTGTTCGCCCTTCGGGCTCGTTTCGGAGAAGAATAG